One genomic region from Hirundo rustica isolate bHirRus1 chromosome 5, bHirRus1.pri.v3, whole genome shotgun sequence encodes:
- the NOCT gene encoding nocturnin gives MYQSSVRCLCSALPGLCCAPAAASASRLPLPRSRSHPPAPGPAAPRAAAGGPPAPGTPPRTVCSMGNSTSRLYSVLAKTLSSGAVSQHQECLEQLDSAQLDPLDPKDLLEECQIVLQKRPPRFQRNFVSLKKNTASNHRPIRVMQWNILAQALGEGKDNFVQCPMEALKWEERKCLILEEILAYKPDILCLQEVDHYFDTFEPLLSRLGYQCTFFPKPWSPCLDVERNNGPDGCAMFFLKERFELVSSANIRLTAMKLKTNQVAIAQTLKCHETGRLFCIAVTHLKARTGWERFRSAQGCDLLQNLKSITQGAKIPLIVCGDFNAEPTEEVYREFSNSSLNLNSAYKLLSPDGQSEPPYTTWKIRPSGECRHTLDYIWYSQHALNVNSALGLLTEEQIGPNRLPSFNYPSDHLSLVCDFSFNQDPDRLL, from the exons ATGTACCAGAGTTCCGTGCGCTGCCTCTGCTCGGCCCTTCCCGGTCTCTGctgcgctcccgccgccgcctcggccTCCCGCCTGCCGCTGCCGCGGTCCCGCTCGCACCCgccggcccccggccccgccgccccgcgggCAGCAGCGGgcggcccgcccgccccggggacGCCGCCGCGCACAG TGTGTTCCATGGGAAACAGCACCAGCCGGCTCTATAGTGTGCTCGCCAAGACGCTGAGCAGCGGTGCCGTATCCCAGCACCAGgagtgcctggagcagctggactcagcacagctggatccTCTAGACCCCAAGGATTTGCTGGAGGAATGTCAGATTGTTCTGCAGAAGCGGCCGCCCCGGTTTCAGAGGAACTTTGTGAGCCTGAAGAAGAATACTGCCAGTAACCACCGCCCCATCCGGGTCATGCAGTGGAACATCCTCGCCCAAG CTCTCGGGGAAGGCAAAGACAACTTTGTTCAGTGCCCCATGGAAGCTCTGAAATGGGAGGAGAGGAAGTGCCTCATCCTGGAGGAAATCCTCGCCTACAAGCCCGACATCCTGTGCCTTCAGGAAGTCGACCACTACTTCGACACCTTTGAGCCGCTCCTCAGCCGCCTGGGCTACCAGTGCACCTTCTTCCCGAAGCCGTGGTCGCCGTGCCTGGACGTGGAGCGCAACAACGGGCCGGATGGCTGCGCCATGTTCTTCCTCAAGGAGCGCTTTGAGCTCGTCAGCAGTGCCAACATCCGGCTGACCGCCATGAAGCTGAAGACCAACCAGGTGGCCATCGCTCAGACGCTCAAGTGCCACGAGACCGGGAGGCTCTTCTGCATCGCCGTCACCCACCTGAAAGCCCGCACGGGCTGGGAGAGGTTCCGCTCCGCCCAGGGCTGCGACCTCCTGCAGAACCTGAAGAGCATCACCCAGGGAGCAAAGATCCCGCTGATTGTCTGCGGGGACTTCAACGCGGAGCCGACCGAGGAGGTCTACAGGGAGTTTTCGAACTCCAGCCTCAATCTAAACAGCGCCTACAAGCTGCTGAGCCCCGACGGGCAGTCGGAGCCCCCCTACACCACCTGGAAGATCCGGCCCTCCGGAGAGTGCCGGCACACGCTGGATTATATCTGGTATTCCCAGCACGCCTTGAACGTGAACTCAGCCCTGGGCTTGCTGACTGAAGAGCAGATTGGGCCCAACAGGCTGCCCTCGTTCAATTACCCTTCCGATCACCTGTCCCTTGTATGTGACTTTAGCTTTAACCAGGACCCTGACAGACTGCTGTAA